The following are encoded together in the Coffea arabica cultivar ET-39 chromosome 1c, Coffea Arabica ET-39 HiFi, whole genome shotgun sequence genome:
- the LOC113694101 gene encoding dirigent protein 22-like encodes MARISALHLLTIFIFFSIITIQVTYGDEEFQFVKAINPTALKMKQEKLSHFRFYWHDILSGKAPTSVMVVPPPKTASFTGFGAVNMIDNPLTLGPNLSTKVVGRAQGFYASASQEEVGLLMTMNFAFTEGKYNGSTITVLGRNPVFNKVREMPVIGGSGDFRFSRGYAQATTYFFDPKSGDAVVEYNVFVMHY; translated from the coding sequence ATGGCTAGAATTTCAGCCCTCCATCTCCTTACCATCTTCATCTTCTTTTCCATCATCACCATTCAGGTCACCTATGGTGATGAAGAATTCCAGTTCGTCAAAGCAATTAATCCCACAGCACTGAAGATGAAGCAAGAAAAGCTAAGCCATTTCAGGTTCTACTGGCACGACATCCTCAGTGGCAAAGCACCTACTTCAGTCATGGTGGTGCCACCTCCGAAAACCGCTTCCTTCACTGGCTTTGGTGCTGTTAACATGATCGATAATCCGTTGACTCTCGGCCCGAATCTCAGCACTAAAGTTGTCGGAAGAGCTCAGGGATTTTATGCATCAGCATCACAAGAAGAGGTTGGTCTATTAATGACCATGAACTTTGCATTTACCGAAGGTAAGTACAATGGAAGCACCATCACCGTGCTAGGGAGGAATCCGGTGTTCAACAAGGTCAGGGAGATGCCGGTGATCGGTGGTAGTGGGGATTTCCGATTTAGTAGAGGTTATGCTCAGGCAACAACTTACTTCTTCGATCCCAAGTCCGGTGATGCTGTCGTTGAGTACAACGTTTTTGTGATGCACTATTAA
- the LOC113694186 gene encoding dirigent protein 22-like codes for MARISAFPLLTIFIFISCITVQVTYGDEEYEFVKAIDPKVALKMKKEKLSLFRFYWHDILSGKAPTSVMVVPPPKTNSFTAFGLVNMIDNPLTVGPDLSSKLVGRAQGFYASASQEEIGFLMTMNFAFTEGKYNGSTLTVLGRNPVLKKVREMPVVGGSGLFRFANGYAQASTHNFDPKTGDAVVEYNIYVMHY; via the coding sequence ATGGCTAGAATTTCAGCATTTCCTCTCCTCaccatcttcatcttcatttcCTGCATCACCGTTCAGGTCACTTATGGTGATGAAGAATACGAGTTTGTCAAAGCAATTGATCCAAAAGTAGCACTAAAgatgaagaaagaaaagctaagcCTTTTCAGGTTCTACTGGCACGACATCCTCAGTGGCAAAGCACCTACTTCAGTCATGGTGGTGCCACCTCCGAAAACCAATTCATTCACTGCTTTTGGCCTGGTGAACATGATCGATAATCCGTTAACTGTTGGCCCGGACCTCAGCTCAAAATTGGTCGGGAGGGCTCAAGGGTTTTATGCATCAGCTTCACAGGAGGAAATTGGCTTCTTGATGACCATGAACTTTGCTTTCACTGAAGGTAAGTATAATGGAAGCACCCTCACCGTGTTAGGGAGGAATCCGGTGCTCAAAAAGGTGAGGGAGATGCCGGTAGTCGGCGGAAGTGGGCTTTTCCGATTTGCTAATGGTTATGCTCAGGCATCAACCCACAACTTTGACCCCAAGACTGGTGATGCTGTTGTTGAGTACAACATCTATGTTATGCATTATTGA
- the LOC140038268 gene encoding protein FAR1-RELATED SEQUENCE 4-like — MKDLYNRINAGRMEEIANRDADDAIAYLFVKKDVDPEVYFNFTVTYDGRLGRLFWSDSRSREDYKYYGDVIVFYSTFTTNRYTHPVVVMCGINNHFCTSVFACSTVPDEKVKTYEWILNNFLEAMDSKQPLSIVLDGAPQIRKAIKRTFVLGYKTLVSNT; from the exons ATGAAGGATCTATATAATAGAATAAATGCTGGTCGAATGGAGGAAATTGCAAATAGGGATGCAGATGATGCAATTGCATATCTATTTGTAAAGAAGGATGTTGACCCTGAAGTGTACTTTAACTTTACTGTTACCTATGATGGCCGTTTGGGGAGATTGTTTTGGTCAGATTCTCGATCTAGGGAAGACTACAAATATTATGGTGATGTCATAGTTTTTTATAGTACCTTCACCACAAATAGATATACGCATCCAGTGGTTGTGATGTGTGGCATTAATAATCATTTTTGCACGTCTGTTTTTGCATGCTCTACTGTTCCTGATGAGAAAGTCAAAACTTATGAATGGATCCTTAACAACTTTCTTGAGGCAATGGATAGCAAACAACCATTATCCATTGTGTTGGATGGGGCACCTCAGATAAGGAAAGCAATCAAAAG GACTTTTGTGCTTGGATACAAGACATTGGTGAGCAATACATAA
- the LOC113694262 gene encoding 7-deoxyloganetin glucosyltransferase-like gives MVSISLPEKPHAVCIPYPAQGHINPMLKLAKLLHHKGFHITFVNTEFNHKRLLKSRGPDALNGLPDFQFKAIPDGLPPSDVDATQDVPSLCESTTTHCLGPFRDLLAELNDPSSSQVPPVSCIVSDGAMSFTLEAAAELGVPEILFWTPSACGFLGYMHYAKLIEKGLIPLKDASYLSNGYLEQALDWIPGMKDIRLRDLPSFLRTTNPDDYMVKFVLQETERAKKALAIILNTFEELEEDVINALSAILPPIYAIGPLQLLQKEVKDERLSVVGSNLWKEEPECLEWLDPKDPNSVVYVNFGSVTVMTPDQLVEFAWGLANSKQTFLWIIRPDLVSGASAILPPEFLEETKDRGLLASWCTQEQVLSHPAIGGFLTHSGWNSTLESICSGVPMICWPFFADQQTNCWFCCTKWGNGLEIDNNVKRDEVESLVTELMVREKGKDMKKKALEWKNKAEEAAKSSGGSSYSNLDKVVQVLLTK, from the exons ATGGTTTCCATTTCGCTGCCAGAAAAGCCTCATGCTGTTTGTATTCCATATCCAGCACAGGGTCACATAAACCCTATGCTGAAACTAGCCAAGCTCCTTCATCATAAAGGGTTTCATATAACCTTTGTTAACACAGAATTCAACCACAAACGTTTGCTGAAGTCTAGAGGTCCTGATGCCCTCAATGGCTTGCCTGATTTCCAATTTAAAGCCATTCCTGATGGGCTTCCTCCTTCTGATGTTGATGCCACCCAAGACGTCCCCTCCCTTTGTGAATCCACCACTACTCATTGCTTAGGTCCATTTAGAGATCTCCTTGCAGAACTTAATGATCCCTCTTCATCACAAGTGCCCCCTGTTTCTTGCATAGTTTCTGATGGAGCCATGAGCTTTACTCTTGAAGCTGCCGCAGAACTAGGCGTCCCAGAAATATTGTTTTGGACTCCTAGTGCATGTGGATTCTTGGGTTATATGCACTATGCTAAGCTCATAGAAAAGGGTCTCATACCACTCAAAG ATGCAAGTTATTTGTCAAATGGATACCTTGAGCAAGCTTTGGATTGGATTCCCGGGATGAAAGATATACGTCTGAGAGATCTTCCAAGTTTCTTAAGAACTACAAATCCGGATGACTACATGGTAAAATTCGTCCTGCAAGAGACTGAGAGAGCCAAGAAGGCTTTAGCTATTATTTTGAACACATTTGAGGAGCTGGAAGAGGATGTTATAAATGCTCTGTCTGCCATCCTTCCTCCCATCTACGCCATTGGGCCTCTACAGCTTCTCCAGAAAGAGGTAAAAGATGAGAGGTTATCAGTTGTGGGGTCAAATCTTTGGAAAGAAGAGCCCGAGTGCCTAGAATGGCTTGATCCAAAGGATCCCAATTCTGTTGTCTATGTAAACTTTGGAAGCGTCACTGTTATGACTCCTGACCAGCTCGTGGAGTTTGCATGGGGACTTGCAAATAGTAAACAAACATTTTTGTGGATCATCAGGCCTGATCTTGTCTCTGGCGCCTCTGCAATTCTTCCTCCTGAATTTTTGGAGGAAACTAAAGATAGAGGCCTACTAGCAAGCTGGTGCACTCAGGAACAAGTTCTCAGCCATCCTGCCATTGGAGGATTCTTAACTCATAGCGGATGGAATTCAACTCTCGAGAGTATCTGTAGTGGGGTGCCCATGATTTGTTGGCCGTTTTTCGCCGACCAACAAACCAATTGCTGGTTCTGCTGCACCAAATGGGGCAATGGATTGGAGATAGACAATAATGTTAAGAGGGACGAAGTTGAGAGCCTTGTGACTGAGTTGATGGTTAGAGAAAAGGGAAAGGACATGAAGAAAAAAGCCTTGGAGTGGAAGAACAAGGCTGAAGAAGCAGCTAAAAGTTCGGGTGGTTCTTCTTACTCGAATCTGGATAAGGTGGTTCAAGTGCTTCTCACCAAGTAA